A stretch of the Nicotiana tabacum cultivar K326 chromosome 6, ASM71507v2, whole genome shotgun sequence genome encodes the following:
- the LOC107822215 gene encoding uncharacterized protein LOC107822215, giving the protein MWHRSASFILDKRENDDVLSSESRRMSSLSMAAEAPQQPNPNNPNISAYYQTRAAHHGVVTSDWLAQAQAAVGHSPDGAVTENSLSKTVDSGKTFSVIDEFNNWRKQPDLAEAVAAIRALASVIRSSEATTMMELEIELKKASDSLKSWDTTSISLTAGCDLFMRYVTRTSALEYEDFNSAKSRLLERAEKFGEISYKARKIIAMLGQDFIFDGCTILVHGFSRVVLELLKTAAQNRKVFRVLCTEGRPDRSGLRFSNELAKLDVPVKLLIDSAVAYSMDEVDMIFVGADGVVESGGIINMMGTYQIALVAKSMNKPVYVAAESYKFARLYPLDQKDMVPALRPIDFGVPIPSKVEVETSARDYTPPQYLTLLFTDLGVLTPSVVSDELIQLYL; this is encoded by the exons ATGTGGCATAGATCAGCTTCGTTCATTCTTGACAAACGAGAAAACGACGACGTTCTCAGTTCAGAGAGCCGCCGCATGTCTTCATTATCCATGGCGGCCGAAGCCCCTCAACAACCTAACCCTAATAATCCCAATATTTCCGCCTACTATCAGACTAGAGCCGCTCACCATGGAGTTGTCACCAGTGACTGGCTTGCTCAGGCTCAAGCCGCCGTCGGCCACAGCCCTGACGGCGCTGTCACCGAAAACTCGTTGTCAAAAACCGTGGATTCTGGGAAGACGTTTAGTGTGATTGATGAGTTCAATAATTGGCGTAAACAGCCTGATTTGGCTGAAGCTGTGGCTGCTATTAGGGCTTTAGCCTCTGTTATTCGGTCAAGTGAAGCTACTACTATGATGGAGCTGGAGATTGAGCTCAAGAAGGCTTCTGATTCTCTCaag TCTTGGGACACAACTTCCATCTCTTTGACAGCTGGTTGTGATTTGTTCATGCGATACGTAACAAGAACTTCAGCATTGGAATATGAGGACTTCAATTCAGCTAAGTCTCGCCTTCTCGAACGTGCAGAGAAGTTTGGAGAGATATCCTATAAG GCGAGGAAAATTATTGCTATGCTCGGTCAGGATTTTATTTTTGATGGTTGCACCATCTTGGTACATGGTTTCTCACGTGTGGTTCTGGAGCTTCTGAAAACAGCAGCTCAGAACAGGAAGGTCTTTAGAGTTCTCTGCACTG AAGGAAGGCCTGATAGGAGTGGATTACGATTTTCCAATGAGCTAGCCAAGCTTGACGTTCCTGTGAAGCTCTTAATAGACTCTGCTGTAGCATATAGCATGGATGAAGTTGATATGATTTTTGTCGGGGCAGATGGTGTGGTTGAAAGTGGCGGTATTATCAACATGATGGGGACCTACCAGATTGCTTTGGTAGCCAAGAGCATGAATAAACCAGTCTATGTGGCAGCTGAAAGCTATAAG TTTGCTCGTCTCTATCCATTGGATCAAAAAGATATGGTGCCAGCTTTACGTCCAATTGATTTTGGGGTACCAATTCCATCCAAGGTGGAAGTTGAAACTTCTGCTCGTGATTATACGCCGCCTCAGTATCTTACACTACTATTTACAGATTTAGGTGTTCTGACTCCATCTGTTGTAAGTGATGAGCTCATACAGTTGTATTTGTAG